The sequence CGAACGAATCCAGCACCCACTCCCACACGTTTCCCCCCAGGTCCGCCTGTCCCCACCGCCCGTCTCCCCGCGGCGACCTCGACCCGCCCGGCTGGAGGTCCGCGATCTCGCACGACCCATCGAGGCCGCACCCGTACACCGCGTAGCTCGCGTCGGGCTCCGGGGCGCTCTCCGGGCCCGACCATGGATACGTGCGCTGCTCCTCCCCGCCGGCGGCCGCGTACCGCCGCTCCGCTGCCGTGGGCAGCCGACCGCCGTCCCACGCGCAGAACGCGAACGCCACGTACCAGCTCACGCAGGCCGCGGGCAGGAGCTCGTGATCGCCCACCTCGTCGGTCCATGAAAAATAGGGATCCTCGCAGTGCAGCGACGCCGACAGCGCCGCCCGGTCCACGGGCAGGTCGGCGTCCCACGCAGCGCGCCACCCGCTGTCCGGAATCTTCGGGTGCGCTCCTGCGCCCACCGCCGGCCAGCTCGCCGGGTACTCCGAAAGGAACGCCCGGAACCGCCCCACCGTCACCTCGAATCGATCCAGCCGGAAGTCGCTCACCGTCGCCTGGCGCGGCTCCACGTCGCCCCGATCGAACGTGCCTCCGGGCACCACCAGGCTCCCGCAGCAGCCCTCGTCTCCGCGTGGCCCGCAGATCGCGTCCATCTTCTCGCAGCTCCGAGGGACGGCGCAGCGCCCGTCATCACACGAGGGCGCCTCCGCCGGGCACTCGGCTCCGTCCTGCCACGCTCCGGCTTCGTCGCACGTCTGCGGCCTGTTCTGCGCGCACCGCACCTCGTCCGGCGTGCACGCCTCGACGTCCCCACCGCCGCTTCCGCCGCCCGCCAGGTGGTACGGCTTGTCCACACCCACGATCGCCGTGCAGCCGCCGATCACGAGGCATGCCCCCGTCCACATCGCCACCGCAGCCGCCGCGATCTGCATCAGCGCCGCGCTCCGAGGCGCTCGACCAGCGCGGACCGCGCCGCGCGCAGCGGCCGCCGAGCCACCGTCCCAAGAATCGCCATGCGCGGGATTCTACTGACATTTCGGCTCGCGAGAGGGCCCGCTCGACGCCGCTCTGCCGCCGTGGGGAGCGAGGTGCGACCGGCGCCCTCCTCCGCAGCGCCGGGCTCTGCCGCGTGTGTCCTGGCTCATCGCGGCTTCTGTCCTTGCGCGCCGGCCGACGTCCGCGCCGACGTCCGCTCGGGGCGAGTCGTTCCGGCCCGGCGGGCGCTGGTTGCGCGAGGTCGGCGGGCGGATACCATCGCTCGCTGAAGATGGCTGTACTGACGCTCGAGCAAGCGGCGATCCCGCTCCGACAGGCGTA is a genomic window of Sorangium aterium containing:
- a CDS encoding formylglycine-generating enzyme family protein, whose amino-acid sequence is MQIAAAAVAMWTGACLVIGGCTAIVGVDKPYHLAGGGSGGGDVEACTPDEVRCAQNRPQTCDEAGAWQDGAECPAEAPSCDDGRCAVPRSCEKMDAICGPRGDEGCCGSLVVPGGTFDRGDVEPRQATVSDFRLDRFEVTVGRFRAFLSEYPASWPAVGAGAHPKIPDSGWRAAWDADLPVDRAALSASLHCEDPYFSWTDEVGDHELLPAACVSWYVAFAFCAWDGGRLPTAAERRYAAAGGEEQRTYPWSGPESAPEPDASYAVYGCGLDGSCEIADLQPGGSRSPRGDGRWGQADLGGNVWEWVLDSFATNDALPLDCEDCAVITPDTNHMIWGGGWRSEEATLLTSAFQERSPTGHFAGAGLRCARAR